GGTGGGTCTGGTACGTGGGCGGGGTCACCGTCGTCGAGCTGCCGTGCGAAGAGGGAGCGGCAGGGGCGGGGGCCGGGGGCATCCGGGTGCGGTTCGTGCTGGGGCGGGAAGGGGCCGGGCCCGGTGACGTGCTGCCCGCCGCCTGGGCCGGAGTCGCCGAGCGGACACGGCTCGCGGCCGACTCGGTCGATCTCGCCCTGCCGCGCTTCACGCTCCGCGCGAAGACCGACGTCCGTCCGCATCTCGACGCCCTCGGTGTCCGTCTCGCCCTGCGGCCCGAGGCCGACTTCTCCGGGATCTCCGCTGCCGACCTGTACATCGACAAGGTCCTCCAGACGGCGCTGGTCGAGGTCGCCGAGGAGGGGGTCGAGGCGGCGGCCGTCACCCAGGTGACCATGACCCGGAGCGCGGCCGCGCCCCGCCCCACCGTGGTGGAGCGGATCGCCTTCGACCGGCCCTTCGGGGTCGTCGTCCTCGACGCGACGGGGCAGGTGCCGCTGTTCGTGGGCTGGCGGCGCAGCGCGCCAGGGGTCTAACCCACCACGCGGGCAAGGAGCAGGCCGTCGTGGCCCTTCGTGCCGACCGTCTGGAACGCGGTCGCGTCCAGCCGGGGTTCGCGCGCCACCAGCTCGAACATCTCGCGGGTGCCGGTGACCGCCGGGTCGTCCGGGTTCGCGGTGGCGACCTTCCCGCCGCGCACCACGTTGTCGACGATGATCACCGTGCCCGGGCGGGACAGCTTCAGCGCCCACTCCACGTACCGCGGGTTGTTGACCTTGTCCGCGTCGATGAAGACGAGGTCGAAGGGGCCCGCGCCCTCCTCCTCGAGCTGCGGCAGGCTGTCCAGGGCCGCGCCCGTCCGGACCTCGACGAGCTTGTCGAGGCCGGCGCGGGCGATGTTGGCGCGGGCGACGTCCGCGTGGGCGGGGTCGTACTCCAGGGTGACCAGCCGGCCGTCGGCGGGCAGGGCGCGCGCCAGCCAGATCGTGCTGTAGCCGCCGAGGGTGCCGATCTCCAGGATGTTCCGGGCGCCCTGCATCGCGGCGAGCAGGTGCAGCAGCTTGCCCTGGTTCGGGGCGACCGCGATCTCGGGCAGGCCGGCCGCCGTGGACGCGGCGAGCGCGCCGGTCAGCGCCTCGTCCGCGGGGGCGAGCAGCTCGGTGACGTAACGGTCGACGTCGTTCCACTGAGAGTTCGTCATGCGGTCGAACGTACACCTGGGGTGGGGTGGCGCCGGGTCGGGCGCGGCCGGTGGAAGCCCGGCTCCCGCGCCGCTCCGGCGCCCCCGGACAGCGGGGCCGCCCCGACTCCCACCCCGTCACACCGACGTGCGGACCCTGAGTTCCTTCACCCCGTTCAGCCAGGCCGCCCGCAGCCGGCGGGGTTCGCCCACGAGCGTGAGGTCGGGCAGGACGTCCGCGATCGCGTTGAAGATCAGCTCGATCTCCTTGATGGCGAGGGACTTGCCGAGGCAGAAGTGCGGTCCGCCGCCGCCGAAGCCGAGGTGCGGGTTCGGGTCGCGGGTGATGTCGAAGCGCTCGGGGTCGGTGAAGACCTCGGGGTCGTTGTTGGCGGAGGAGTAGAAGAGGCCGACGCGGTCGCCCGCGCTGATCTTCTGCCCGCCGATCTCGGTGTCCTGGGTCGCGGTCCGCTGGAAGGAGACCACCGGGGTCCCCCAGCGCACGATCTCCTCGGCGGCGGTCGCCGGCCGTTCCCGCTTGAAGAGCTCCCACTGGTCGGGGTGGGTGAGGAAGGCGTGCATGCCGTGGCTGATGGCGTTGCGCGTGGTCTCGTTGCCGGCGACGGCGAGGAGGAGGACGAAGAGGCCGAACTCGTCGGAGGACAGGTTGCCCTGGCCCTCGGCGGCCACAAGCTGGCTGACGATGTCGGCGGCCGGGCACTCCTTGCGGGCGGCGGCCATGGTCATCGCGTAGCCGATGAGTTCCATGGCGGCCTCGGCGCCGACCTCTTCGGTGATGGCGTACTCGGGATCGTCGTACGCGATCATCTTGTTCGACCAGTCGAAGATCCGGGAGCGGTCCTCCTGGGGGACGCCGATGAGCTCGGCGATCGCCTGGAGGGGCAGTTCGACGGCGATCTGGGTGACGAAGTCGAAGCTGCCGTCGGGTCCGGCGCCCTGCCGGGCCTCCTCGGCGATGGCGCGGGCACGGTCGCGCAGGACCGTCTCCAGGTTCCGGATCGCCCGGGGGGTGAAGCCGCGCTGGACGATCTGGCGGACCCGGGTGTGCTCGGGCGGGTCCATGTTGAGCATGATCAGCTTCTGGACGTCGATCTGCTCCTGGGCGATGCTCTCGTTGAAGCGGATCACGGCGGTGTTGAGGTTCGAGGAGAACAACTCCGGGTGCGTGGAGACGTACTTGACGTCCGCGTGACGCGTGACGGCCCAGTACCCCTCGTCCCTGAAGCCCGTGATGCCGGCCGGCTGCGGGCACCACCACACGGGGGCGGTCTTCCGCAGTTCGGCGAACTCCGGGAAGGGTATGCGCGTACGGAGGAGGTCGGGGTCGGTGGCGTCGAACCCTTCGGGGAGATGAGGGCAGGGCATCGGCAACACGCTCCATTATCCGATGATTATCTGATGACCCATCAGAAACTGCCGGGAAAGTTAGTAACGAGTTCGCCAAGTAGCAAGAGGCGGAGCGAGAACTGTTGCGTCCCGGACCCTTGCGTACCCGAGGTAGCAGTCATAAGACTTGCACTCAGAACTAGAACGCGTACTAGTTCCCCAGGGACGCCGACCGGACGAGGTGCCGGGACACCTCGACCGGTCGAGGAGAGGACGAGCTCATGGCCGCGGAACCCGTCATCGTCGAAGCCGTACGCACCCCCATCGGCAAGCGCGGAGGCGCGCTCGCCAACCTCCATCCCGCCTACCTCCTGGGCGAGACCTACCGTGAACTCCTCGGCCGCACCGGCATCCACGCCGACTGCGTCGAACAGATCGTCGGCGGTACGGTCACCCACGCCGGCGAGCAGTCCATGAACCCGGCGCGCACCGCCTGGCTCGCCATGGGCCTGCCGTACGAGACGGCCGCCACCACCGTCGACTGTCAGTGCGGCTCCTCGCAGCAGGCCAGCCACATGGTCGCCAACATGGTCGCGGCCGGCGTCATCGACATCGGGATCAGCTGCGGCGTCGAGGCCATGTCCCGCGTCCCGCTCGGTTCCGGTTCCAAGCACGGCCCCGGCAAGCCGTTCCCCGACGAGTGGAACGTCGACCTGCCCAACCAGTTCGAGGCCGCCGAGCGCATCGCGCGCCGCCGCGGCCTCACCCGCGAGCGCGTCGACTCCCTCGGCCTCCTCTCCCAGGAACGGGCCGCGACCGCCTGGGCCGAGGAGCGGTACAAGCGCGAGACCTTCGCCGTCCAGGTCCCCACCACCGAGGCCGAGCAGGCCGCGGGGCAGGGCATGTGGCGGCTCGTCGACCGGGACGAGGGCCTGCGCGACACCACCATGGAAGGCCTGGCCCGGCTCAAGCCCGTCATGCCGACCGCCGTCCACACCGCGGGGAACTCCTCCCAGATCTCCGACGGCGCCTCCGCGATCATGTGGGCCTCCAAGCGCATGGCCCGCGCCCTCAAACTCCGCCCGCGCGCCCGGATCGTCGCCCAGGCCCTCGTCGGCGCCGACCCGCACTACCACCTCGACGGACCGGTCGACGCGACCCGCGCCGTCCTCGGCAAGGCCGGCATGTCGCTCAAGGACATCGACCTCGTCGAGATCAACGAGGCCTTCGCCTCGGTGGTGCTGAGCTGGGCGCAGGTCTTCGACCAGGACCTGGAGAAGGTCAACGTCAACGGCGGCGCCATCGCCCTCGGTCACCCGGTGGGAGCGACGGGCGCGCGGCTGATCACCACCGCCCTGCACGAGCTGGAGCGCACCGACAAGGAGTTCGCGCTCATCACCATGTGCGCGGGCGGCGCGCTGGCGACCGGGACGATCATCCAGCGGCTGTAGTTGTCGGAAACGCCGCAGGCCCCGCCCCTCCGAAGGGAGGGCGGGGCCTTGCGG
The sequence above is a segment of the Streptomyces sp. NBC_01255 genome. Coding sequences within it:
- a CDS encoding steroid 3-ketoacyl-CoA thiolase, whose amino-acid sequence is MAAEPVIVEAVRTPIGKRGGALANLHPAYLLGETYRELLGRTGIHADCVEQIVGGTVTHAGEQSMNPARTAWLAMGLPYETAATTVDCQCGSSQQASHMVANMVAAGVIDIGISCGVEAMSRVPLGSGSKHGPGKPFPDEWNVDLPNQFEAAERIARRRGLTRERVDSLGLLSQERAATAWAEERYKRETFAVQVPTTEAEQAAGQGMWRLVDRDEGLRDTTMEGLARLKPVMPTAVHTAGNSSQISDGASAIMWASKRMARALKLRPRARIVAQALVGADPHYHLDGPVDATRAVLGKAGMSLKDIDLVEINEAFASVVLSWAQVFDQDLEKVNVNGGAIALGHPVGATGARLITTALHELERTDKEFALITMCAGGALATGTIIQRL
- a CDS encoding O-methyltransferase → MTNSQWNDVDRYVTELLAPADEALTGALAASTAAGLPEIAVAPNQGKLLHLLAAMQGARNILEIGTLGGYSTIWLARALPADGRLVTLEYDPAHADVARANIARAGLDKLVEVRTGAALDSLPQLEEEGAGPFDLVFIDADKVNNPRYVEWALKLSRPGTVIIVDNVVRGGKVATANPDDPAVTGTREMFELVAREPRLDATAFQTVGTKGHDGLLLARVVG
- a CDS encoding cytochrome P450 — protein: MPCPHLPEGFDATDPDLLRTRIPFPEFAELRKTAPVWWCPQPAGITGFRDEGYWAVTRHADVKYVSTHPELFSSNLNTAVIRFNESIAQEQIDVQKLIMLNMDPPEHTRVRQIVQRGFTPRAIRNLETVLRDRARAIAEEARQGAGPDGSFDFVTQIAVELPLQAIAELIGVPQEDRSRIFDWSNKMIAYDDPEYAITEEVGAEAAMELIGYAMTMAAARKECPAADIVSQLVAAEGQGNLSSDEFGLFVLLLAVAGNETTRNAISHGMHAFLTHPDQWELFKRERPATAAEEIVRWGTPVVSFQRTATQDTEIGGQKISAGDRVGLFYSSANNDPEVFTDPERFDITRDPNPHLGFGGGGPHFCLGKSLAIKEIELIFNAIADVLPDLTLVGEPRRLRAAWLNGVKELRVRTSV